The proteins below are encoded in one region of Candidatus Neomarinimicrobiota bacterium:
- a CDS encoding DUF309 domain-containing protein: protein MEVLFQKGLAEYEKGDYFEAHEAWEDLWSDYNFPDRKFIQGLIQLAVSFVHLGNGNLTGARNLLKKCENKFAEYAGIQRNININELKSSIEAVEIVYEDMENASEFDWDLVPNLKG from the coding sequence ATGGAAGTCCTTTTTCAAAAGGGGCTGGCGGAATATGAAAAGGGCGATTATTTCGAGGCCCACGAAGCTTGGGAGGATCTTTGGTCTGATTACAATTTTCCCGATCGGAAATTCATCCAAGGGCTGATTCAGCTTGCTGTAAGTTTTGTCCATTTGGGAAATGGCAACTTGACCGGTGCCCGGAACCTCTTGAAAAAATGTGAAAACAAATTTGCCGAATACGCAGGCATCCAAAGAAATATCAATATAAATGAATTGAAGTCTTCCATTGAAGCAGTAGAAATAGTTTATGAAGATATGGAAAATGCGTCAGAATTTGACTGGGACCTTGTCCCGAATTTGAAAGGATAA
- a CDS encoding MBL fold metallo-hydrolase, which translates to MNIGGYDLYSIETSVFALDGGAMFGIIPKPLWEKEAPADDQNRITMVTRSLLLVGHGRKIIVDTGNGNKWQDKFKAIYNIDTETVNLNSSLAKHNFTANEITDVFCTHMHFDHIGGNTKFVNGKLEPVFPNATYWMQNENWDLANSPSEKDQGSFMEADWSVLAENGMIKIVDGKESFLPEITMEMSYGHTTGMMLPKIQDSSNTIVYMADLIPMAAHIPLPWVMAYDILPVLTVQEKQLFLPKAVDENWILFFEHDPVHQACTVHFDGKHYRLKESVTISG; encoded by the coding sequence ATGAACATTGGCGGCTACGACCTCTACAGCATAGAAACTAGCGTTTTCGCCCTTGATGGGGGTGCCATGTTTGGCATCATCCCCAAACCACTATGGGAAAAAGAAGCGCCTGCGGATGATCAGAATCGTATCACCATGGTCACTCGATCTTTACTCTTGGTTGGGCATGGTAGAAAAATTATTGTGGATACGGGCAATGGCAATAAATGGCAGGATAAATTCAAAGCTATCTATAATATTGATACGGAAACGGTGAACCTGAATTCGTCTTTGGCGAAACATAATTTTACAGCGAATGAAATTACAGATGTCTTTTGTACCCACATGCATTTTGATCATATCGGTGGAAACACCAAATTTGTAAATGGCAAACTAGAACCGGTTTTCCCTAACGCCACCTATTGGATGCAAAATGAAAACTGGGATTTGGCCAATTCACCATCTGAAAAAGATCAGGGCAGTTTCATGGAAGCGGACTGGTCCGTGTTGGCGGAAAATGGCATGATCAAAATCGTGGATGGAAAAGAATCCTTTTTACCTGAAATCACCATGGAAATGTCTTACGGACATACCACCGGAATGATGCTGCCCAAGATTCAGGATAGCAGCAATACAATTGTTTACATGGCGGACCTCATTCCAATGGCAGCCCATATCCCTTTGCCTTGGGTTATGGCTTACGATATTCTGCCTGTCCTCACCGTTCAGGAAAAGCAATTATTTTTACCCAAAGCGGTGGATGAGAATTGGATACTATTTTTTGAACACGATCCTGTTCATCAGGCCTGCACCGTTCATTTTGACGGGAAGCATTACCGCTTGAAAGAATCAGTCACCATCAGTGGGTGA